In Nicotiana tabacum cultivar K326 chromosome 2, ASM71507v2, whole genome shotgun sequence, the following proteins share a genomic window:
- the LOC107791444 gene encoding wound-induced protein 1-like, with protein MAPSISIDSNTNMNSETENKNKAIVKTLYKALACTCGDSPKNVLGPNICSYIADDLEWWFHGPQNCHYMMKMLTGELSNQNCFKFEPRSVDAIDDDRVIVEGWEGAKAYWVHVWTLKDGVITQFREYFNTWLTVTELRPMGWVRSSTTLWQSHPRDLAKRSLPGLMLAI; from the coding sequence atgGCTCCTTCCATTTCCATTGATTCCAATACAAACATGAATTCAGAAACAGAAAACAAGAACAAGGCCATAGTGAAAACTCTGTACAAGGCATTAGCTTGTACATGTGGTGACAGTCCTAAAAACGTACTGGGGCCTAATATTTGCTCATATATTGCCGATGATTTAGAATGGTGGTTTCATGGACCACAGAATTGTCATTATATGATGAAAATGCTCACTGGAGAATTGTCAAATCAGAATTGTTTCAAGTTTGAGCCAAGAAGTGTTGATGCAATTGATGATGATCGTGTGATTGTTGAAGGATGGGAAGGTGCAAAGGCTTATTGGGTACATGTTTGGACATTGAAAGATGGTGTTATTACTCAGTTTAGGGAGTATTTCAATACTTGGCTTACTGTGACTGAGTTGAGGCCTATGGGATGGGTAAGATCCTCTACCACGTTGTGGCAGAGCCACCCTCGAGACCTCGCGAAGAGGTCATTACCGGGGCTTATGCTAGCCATTTGA